Proteins from a single region of Mytilus trossulus isolate FHL-02 chromosome 2, PNRI_Mtr1.1.1.hap1, whole genome shotgun sequence:
- the LOC134706911 gene encoding SAP domain-containing ribonucleoprotein-like — protein sequence MEDLSTLKVADLKEKLKEKGLTVSGTKPELLKRLKDAMELEETEELEETEEVVEQVVLQEEEEEEEVDDDMTLTEDKLEITESKTVPESSSKDSIENGKPKKISLSGFSDAERLKSRAEKFGAVSAEAKKQLRAERFGLSEKTSNISSAKIVGDVSVDSDKLKQRAERFGVVSPVLSKVADVEKLKQRAERFGGSVAPALSKSEDQEKILKRKERFGAISTAAVSSEVEAKKSKRAERFGLT from the exons GTAGctgatttgaaagaaaaattaaaagagaaaGGTTTGACTGTATCTGGAACTAAACCAGAGTTATTAAAGAGATTAAAAGATGCCATGGAATTAGAAG AAACAGAAGAGCTAGAAGAAACTGAAGAAGTG GTAGAACAGGTAGTTCTCCAAGAAGAGGAGGAGGAAGAGGAGGTAGATGATGATATGACCTTGACCGAGGACAAATTAGAGATAACTGAATCTAAAACAGTTCCTGAGAG CTCAAGTAAAGATTCCATAGAAAATGGTAAACCAAAGAAGATCTCTTTATCAGGATTTTCAGATGCAGAG AGGTTAAAAAGCAGGGCAGAAAAATTTGGTGCTGTTAGTGCTGAAGCCAAGAAACAACTTAGAGCAGAAAG atttggTTTGTCAGAAAAAACTTCAAACATATCATCGGCAAAAATCGTTGGAGATGTTTCA GTGGATtcagataaattaaaacaaagagCTGAAAGATTTGGTGTAGTTTCTCCTGTTTTATCTAAG gTAGCTGATGTAGAGAAATTAAAACAGAGAGCTGAACGATTTGGTGGATCTGTAGCACCAGCCTTAAGTAAA aGTGAAGATCAAGAgaagattttaaaaagaaaagaaagatttgGTGCTATTAGTACTGCAGCCGTCAGTTCTGAAGTTGAG gcAAAGAAATCGAAAAGAGCAGAACGATTTGGACTAACATAA